One Rosa chinensis cultivar Old Blush chromosome 5, RchiOBHm-V2, whole genome shotgun sequence genomic region harbors:
- the LOC121049452 gene encoding uncharacterized protein LOC121049452 yields the protein MSSQSLQLGRGKMIRKPATATRRASKSASQLPSQPALTATSYATTTTTELPFEEPQADQHPTAHNSENSSTPAELKKTRGKTTGKGMIEMIASNGNKKVEIIFDQEHWVPNTEYSNKKFTTAIGIEVRSRAPVCYRGWNKISGDIKRTLREGLTVHFDVEIEHPKIIYFVDDKMRSAYTQFKWKLHDHYQKCGTSVRGRATLPPPDLWGERSTEEWHWLCDELYTDPKYIDKCKKNSTSRKRQRSTHRGGAMPFIQHALRTAKEGNPLSFIDNWAAMYQDSNSNWVSDVARDKYDRLKNKREEHKEKLTLEAPEGTPPESVQVTARDEIPIMAEECGRKGKRVRGLGSFPRMELPTVTSSTAVSSEMNVMQDKVKKLESTVDTMRSQNAQLMTMLKKFLMNSRGCFADTENIDMNIVVPNSEEDDVFGRDEDGVQNNGDNSETEDLEEDL from the exons ATGTCCTCTCAATCTCTGCAACTTGGACGAGGAAAAATGATAAGGAAGCCTGCTACTGCAACAAGAAGAGCATCCAAATCAGCTTCTCAGCTACCATCACAACCAGCACTGACAGCAACTTCTTATGCAACAACCACAACAACTGAACTGCCATTTGAAGAGCCACAAGCTGATCAACATCCTACAGCTCACAACTCAG AGAATTCCTCTACCCCTGCTGAATTGAAAAAAACACGTGGCAAAACAACTGGGAAAGGTATGATTGAGATGATTGCTAGCAATGGCAACAAGAAGGTGGAGATAATATTTGACCAGGAGCATTGGGTCCCAAATACTGAGTACAGCAATAAGAAGTTCACCACCGCTATAGGGATTGAGGTTCGAAGTCGAGCTCCGGTATGTTACCGCGGATGGAATAAGATTTCAGGAGATATTAAGAGGACACTACGAGAGGGATTGACG GTACACTTTGACGTGGAAATAGAACATCCAAAAATTATCTATTTTGTGGATGATAAGATGCGCTCGGCGTATACTCAATTCAAGTGGAAGTTGCACGATCACTACCAAAAATGTGGCACATCTGTTCGAGGACGAGCCACACTTCCTCCACCTGATCTATGGGGTGAGAGATCGACAGAGGAGTGGCATTGGCTATGTGATGAACTCTACACCGATCCAAAATATATT GATAAATGCAAGAAGAATTCAACTAGCCGAAAGAGACAAAGGAGTACGCATCGTGGCGGAGCTATGCCTTTCATTCAACATGCTTTGAGGACAGCCAAG GAGGGCAATCCTTTGTCTTTCATAGACAATTGGGCAGCTATGTATCAAGATTCAAATAGCAATTGGGTTAGTGATGTTGCACGTGATAAATAT gaTCGACTGAAAAATAAGAGAGAAGAGCATAAGGAGAAACTAACCCTAGAGGCACCAGAGGGTACTCCACCAGAATCTGTACAAGTTACTGCGCGTGATGAGATTCCAATCATGGCTGAAGAGTGTGGAAGGAAGGGAAAAAGAGTTCGTGGTTTAGGCTCGTTTCCTCGCATGGAGCTTCCAACTGTTACATCTTCAACAGCTGTGAGTTCTGAGATGAACGTAATGCAAGATAAAGTTAAGAAGCTTGAATCAACTGTGGACACTATGCGGTCACAAAATGCACAACTAATGACAATGTTGAAGAAGTTCCTGATGAATAGCCGAGGCTGTTTTGCTGATACAGAAAACATTGACATGAATATCGTAGTACCCAACAGTGAAGAAGATGATGTCTTTGGAAGAGATGAAGACGGTGTCCAAAACaatggagataattctgaaacagaggatttggaggaagatttgtga
- the LOC112165182 gene encoding protein trichome birefringence-like 41 isoform X2, whose product MAPSSSEHPGNFSVNRWTTKARLQIYQMPTLLNEIWNPNPNLKCPLFSFKGVLEKKNNESQIGTKCYLFDGSWIYDDTYPLYDTSSCPFIDREFDCQKNGCPEFDSLSYNQWQSLTCMLHSAVPKAKYTSSSKGDFYTLLLPVRI is encoded by the exons ATGGCCCCTTCATCATCGGAGCATCCGGGAAATTTTTCTGTCAATCGATGGACTACGAAAGCTCGTCTGCAAATTTACCAGATGCCCACCCTTCTCAATGAGATTTGGAACCCCAACCCCAATCTCAAATGCCCACTCTTCTCTTTCAAAG GAGTACTAGAGAAGAAGAACAATGAGTCGCAAATAGGCACCAAATGCTACTTGTTTGATGGGAGTTGGATTTACGATGATACATACCCACTCTACGACACATCCAGCTGCCCTTTTATTGACAGAGAGTTCGACTGTCAGAAAAATGGATGCCCGGAGTTCGACTCTCTGAGCTATAACCAGTGGCAGTCACTAACATGTATGCTGCATTCTGCAGTACCCAAAGCCAAATATACTTCATCCAGTAAAGGAGATTTCTATACGCTTCTTTTGCCAGTGA GAATATGA
- the LOC112165182 gene encoding protein trichome birefringence-like 41 isoform X1: MAPSSSEHPGNFSVNRWTTKARLQIYQMPTLLNEIWNPNPNLKCPLFSFKGVLEKKNNESQIGTKCYLFDGSWIYDDTYPLYDTSSCPFIDREFDCQKNGCPEFDSLSYNQWQSLTCMLHSAVPKAKYTSSSKGDFYTLLLPEYEVSVMFSRNKFLVDLVQTKEGMVLNLDSIEGGHGSQLY; the protein is encoded by the exons ATGGCCCCTTCATCATCGGAGCATCCGGGAAATTTTTCTGTCAATCGATGGACTACGAAAGCTCGTCTGCAAATTTACCAGATGCCCACCCTTCTCAATGAGATTTGGAACCCCAACCCCAATCTCAAATGCCCACTCTTCTCTTTCAAAG GAGTACTAGAGAAGAAGAACAATGAGTCGCAAATAGGCACCAAATGCTACTTGTTTGATGGGAGTTGGATTTACGATGATACATACCCACTCTACGACACATCCAGCTGCCCTTTTATTGACAGAGAGTTCGACTGTCAGAAAAATGGATGCCCGGAGTTCGACTCTCTGAGCTATAACCAGTGGCAGTCACTAACATGTATGCTGCATTCTGCAGTACCCAAAGCCAAATATACTTCATCCAGTAAAGGAGATTTCTATACGCTTCTTTTGCCA GAATATGAAGTTTCTGTGATGTTTTCTCGCAATAAGTTTCTAGTGGATCTGGTCCAAACAAAGGAGGGCATGGTTCTAAACCTTGACTCTATTGAAGGAGGGCATGGTTCACAGCTTTATTA G